The window CACTTTTCCGATAGCGGCATTCTGACCTGCTTTAAATTTGAATTTCCCCAGATAGATCCAGGTGCCACCGCCCATTTGCTGGTTCACCAGAAATTCAGTTTGTCCGCCGCTATGATAGACGGTGTAGTGGGCATCAGTCACATTCTGATCCGATGCAGCAAAGGAGATGTAAACTGCATAATCACCTTTTTCGGGAATATCCGGTATCCAACGCACGCCTGCTTCAGGTTGTTTAGACGACGCTATCTGTCGGGCTGTACCAGACTTAAAGGGATTTATTCCTGTGGTATAGGGCGGTTTTCCAACGCCAAAACCATGTATGCGGGAGGTGCGCCAGGCGGCATTTTTTGAGTTTGAATATTCCTGATATGAATTTGAATTTTTACGTGTATTATTATCAATAACCACTTCGTTGGTCTGCACATCACGTTCTCTGGGCAAAAAGACCTGAGCGCCGGCATTTTCCAGCATGGGGACCAAATAATGATTGGTGAACCCCATGGGCAGCAGGTCTTCTACGGTTTGAAAAACCCGGGCTCGCTGCCATTCCCAACGGTCCAGTTTCTGTTCATAATACCAGCCATGACTGGGCCACAATGCAATATGGCGGCCATCAAGACCCCTGTTTATCTTCCAGGGATCGCTTAGGTTGCGTACTAAAGAGGGGGAGCTGACTGTCTTCTCTGGCATGCGGGCGTGATCATAATCAGTTAGGGCTTTTCGGTAAAAATTAGGGATAAGTTGTTCAATGGGTTGCTCGCCAGAGAAAATGGTAACTGAGTATTTTTTAAACTTCCGACCGAGAGTGGTCTTGATTCCGGCATAGATCAGGGCTGTGTTTGCTTCACGTAGAGGCAACGCAGCCAGCCAATTGTTTAGATAAATATCTAATCGTCTGGATCGTTTATCGATGAGAATGCTGTCAATGCGGGTGTGTTTGATGATCTCAACCGGATCCTGGAGTTTGATCGCTTTTTGCAGAAATTGGTCAACCCGTTGATAGGCTTTCCGGGTCGCTCGGTCCATCTTTGAATAATCATGAGCATCATCTTTGACCGGGCCGGTGGTGCAGGTTAAAAGCAAAAGCTGGGTGCTTAGCAGCAGGATAGATAGTTTTTTCATGAGAACCCTTTTGGCGGCCTTAAAAGCCTCTCTTGCAGAGACCGCAACGCCGCAGAGAGAGCGTGGTTGGAAATATTATTCAACCGAGGAAGATCCAATTGATCTCGCCTACATCTGGTTGAGAAATTAACCTGAGATTGGCTGCTTCAAAACGGCAAAGGCAGAGCTTATTGAAGCTTATTCCCTTGGAAAAGGATGGCTCCTTATGAAATTGTCCCGGATGAATTAATAAAGGATTGATATGCCGGATTCAGAATTTTTACATAGTGGTGATGACAAAAAGGGTCAGGTACAGGAAATGTTTGACGGAATCGCCAAGCGCTATGATTTCCTGAACCATTTTCTCAGTCTTGGTCTTGACCTATACTGGCGCAAACAATCTGTAAAAGCGTTGGATTTGCAGGACGGACATTTTCTACTCGATGTGGCTTGCGGAACTGGAGACCAGGGGTTTTCGGCTTTAAAAGCTGCTGATATCCACGTGATTGGTCTGGACTTTTCATTCAACATGCTGGAGTTGGCCAACAAGAAGATCAGGGACCGAGGCTTAAATGACAAGTTTGAGGTAGTCCAGGGTGATGCTGAAAAACTACCGTTTCAGGACAATACTTTTGATGCTTTGAGTATTTCTTACGGTATCCGTAATGTGGGGACGATCAGCTCTGCTTTAAGCGAGTTTTATCGTGTTTTAAAGCCTGGTGGACGCGTCTCGATTTTGGAATTTGCAGAACCAGAAGGATGGTTCTTTGGTCGCCTGTATCGTTTCTATTTTGATCATATCCTCCCAAAACTGGCTGGGATGATGTCCAGCAGATCGGCCTATACCTATTTACCTGAATCAGTGCGTCATTTCCCGGATCGGGCAGATTTTAAGACTCTGTTGACCAGTGAAGGTTTTGAACGCGTGAAACATCGGGATCTGACTTTTGGGGTTACCACTATTTATAGTGGTCATAAGTAGCTCTGTTTTTTACTTCCGGAATTCGATGGAAAGGATGGAGGTGTTGCCGAAAGCAGACATGGGTTTTACGGCATAATCCAAGCTTACCTGGCCCAGTCCGGTGAGATCAAGTCTAACACCGGCTCCCATGGTCCAGCTTTCCTGGTCATAGTTATGACGATATCCACCACGCAGATAAACCAACTCACGAACGGCAAATTCGGCACCAATATTCAAATGCTCCGGACCATCATTGGGATGATCGGCATCGATTGCCAGGGTCAGGCGTGAAAACTCATTTAAGAACATGGCTTCACCTGTTCCGATCAGATCCATACTGATTCCGATACGGATCATTAACGGCAGGGGCCAGTCTTCGGTGCGGAGATCAACATCCGATTCATAATTTCCGTTGATATTTTCATCGATATCAGCATTGATGATGAGATCACGTCCGCTAAACCGAATATCACCGCCAAAATTGCTTAAGGCCATCCCGATCTTGAGTCCGTGAAAATCTGTACGCAGGATCGATCCAATATCCAGAGCCATGGTCTGGGCACTTTCATTGTGAGCGGCTAACTGGATTAATTTGCCACTTATCCCAAAAGATAATCGATCGGTAATCTGACGAGCATAGCCCGCACTAATGGCCAGATCCATTACGCTATAGTTCAGACCTGTACCATCAGGATTCTCCAAAGTTCGTACGGGTTGATCACCCATGGTCAAGCTGGTAAATGAGATGCCAAAACTTTCATTACTGCGACCAGGTATGATTACCCCTACATAGTCATGGGTAATATCCAATAACCAATTATTGTGGCTGGCAATCGCTGAAACAACCGGTGAACTGGTCATCCCGGCCGGATTCCAATACAGGGCCGAGGCGTCATCAGAAAGCGCAACAAAACCGCCTCCCATGGCCATAGAGCGGGCACCTACACCCATTTTAAGAAAGGGTGCCGCTGTGGTGGCCACCTTATCAAAGCCGGCTTGAAGCAAAGTGACTAAACCAAGGATGAGGATCACTTGTCTCATTTGATCACCAGAAATCTTCCCAGGGTCTCATCACCATCTGGAGTTTCAGCATGATAGAGATAGACTCCCGGTGCAATGAACTGTTCATTACGGGTACGCATATCCCAGAAGGCATAGCCGGCACTGGTTTGACCAGCACCACCGTGTTCAACTGTATCGACGTGTTCACCAAGAATGGTGTAAATATTGATGGTGCACACAGATGGCAGGTTGGAGAACATCAGTCGCTTCCCAAACTCATTGGTCTCCCAGGCATTGGTCACGACGTAGGGGTCGGGTACTACAATAAGATCTCCCAGTGAGTTAATTGAACGATCGGCTGCCATTTCCACCTGTTGGAGTGGATTGAACCGATAAGTGATTCCGGGACGAAAAGGCTTGGCGGTAATAATCGTGAATTCATCGCCATCGGTTGGTCCAGCAGCCACAACGGTATCCGTTTCCATGTCTACATTGATGGAAATATCCGGTTTGTTATTCGTGAGCAAATACAGATAGTTGGGAATGGTATCACCTGTGACCGGGTTTGTATCTATTTTTTCCAGAATAAGCATGTCCACATGTTTCTCATACCAGCCGGGGCTGCCTGGCAAGTATCCTTTACCTCCTGGTTCCAGATCCCAACCATGGGGACTATAAAACCAGGGCCGCGCTTCATTGTCATCTGTTAGCGAATGATTGAAGTCACATAGAACGATATTTTCAGTAACATCAAGCGGATGATCTGGATCGGTCACCACTTCTACTTTGAGGGGCAGAAATTGGGTCAGATCACTATACTCACCCCAAAAAGCATCATACCAGAGTGCATCAACACCCCCATTGTAGTCTACCGTTATCCGCCAATCATCAAAACTTTCAACAATATCTCCGAAGGCCTGTCCAGAAGGAACCAGGTTGGGATATTTACTTTCAGTACGCCAATCAAAGGTGCAGGTATCCCCGGCAACCTTGGTCCAGTTCATGGAGAGCACCCCTTTTGTGGCATCTTCCAGGTATAAAATGAAGCCTGCTTGAATAACGGTATTTGTGTCTGTGTCATTTCCGATGCGGAGTCGGTTCACCAGCGTATCGGCAGCCGTCAGATCCACCAACACAGCACCCATGCCAAGATGATCATCTCCAAACTCATCTACATAGGGAACAAAATCAAAACTTAGCTCATAATCATGGTCAAGCAATTCAGCTGTGTTCTCAAATTCCAAACGCACGGTGGCGCCACAAACACCGCCCTCGGCTTCCAACTCGGTATTTGATCCGTAATACAGGTCACTGGCTATTTTACCTGGTGTTGCTTTTACTGTGTGAATTTCATACCAGGACTGACCCGGTGCATTCATATATGATGGTACCAACTCGGCCGGATCGGATCGGTCTCCCTTATCATAAGCTGAAACCGAATACCAATATTCCACACCATTAACCAAATTGGAATCCACAAAAGTATGAACCAATCCGGTGTTATCACCCAGGTTTTGCGGAAAAGCGGGGTCAGCACCAGAGACATCCACACCATAACGAGCAATATCTTCCTCTGCCGAATAATCGAACTGGGCAATTGGATGATAGCCTACTTCGTTACCATAAACATCAGTAATGGGATCACCCCAGGTTAAACCGGCATCCGTACTGCGAAAGATCCGATAACCTTCAAAATCTACAGCACCGGTCCAAACATCCTGAGAAGTCTCTGCTTTTGCATCCCAATATAGACTGACTCGCTGGTCACCGGCTACAGCATGGACAGTTGGGGGGTCTGGTGGTCCCGCTCCCTGAAAATAAAGACGGTACATGTCCTGAGCAGTTCTTACGTTTTGCATCAGATCCGTGGTGTCTGGAAAATTGGTTACCGTACCGGCATCTCCCATAATCAAACCAAAAGAGATTGTGGTCATTGAGTCAACCGGCAGGTCAAATGGACCGCATGAAATGATATAGTCGACTGCTCCACCAACCCGTTTATCATCACCCCCGAAAGAGTATTCCGGGTAATAATGCGCCAGAGAATCAGTTCCAGTATAATCGATACGGGGATCGACTCCATGAAAATAATAATTGGGGTCAATTAGTGAATCGCTTGATCTATTACTGGCCATAATGGCCCACATTTGTTGATCCGTTGTTGGAGCAACTTCATGCGAAAAGTGATGGAAATCCGTAATGCCGATCTGTCCTGGTGTATCAAAAACCCTTAGTCCCACCATGCCCAGCGGATCATCAGTTCCCATCCAGGCCCCGCTGGCAACATTATCCAGGTCATAGATATAGATCAGATCCTTGATGCCGTCAGCATCACTATCTATAAAGTTCACATAATCATGATTGTCAAAATCAGGCCTGAATTTGGCATAAAGACCAACATATATATTTTCCAGATCCTGGTTGCCATCATTGAAGACCTTCAGGTCCCAGAAGATAAAATCCTCAGCATAGGGCCGACCGTAGGAATAGGCAGTTTGCTCCACGGTGATACCACTTGCTCCAGCCTCATTAGAAGCATCATTATAGGTGCAAAAGAGGTCTCGATCCGAACTGAACTGGTTGGGTGCATAGGGTAGGGTCAGTGCGTCAGGATGGGTTAGCAATTGTTCATCTGTTAACGTATTTACATCCACACGAAAATATCCAGGCCAGCCAATATCCGGCCAGGTGTTGATCAGATCGCTGCTGGCCATAAAGGGCGTATCGTCTGATTCTGCCACAATATCGCCGGAAAATTCAACCAATCTGGCATCATCTGGAGGAAGCCAATCGGTTATCTTGGATTGACTTTGAGTTTCAGTTTCCAGAACATTATTTTCATCGATACCCACCATAAAACCCAGTCCAAAGCAGTATTGGCGGACATAATCAGCTTGAGCCGGCCAGTGCAGGGCATTGGTGAAGTAGACGTGAAAACTGGAAAGCACTCCAAAATTTCCAGTATTATTCTGGATCTGCCCTTTATCCATGACCCCAACTGCTTTTTGAAAAATCCCACTGGATTTACTTAAAGAGGCTAGCTCCGTAGTGGAGTGACACCTGATACAATCATCTGCATAGGACCCGATTGCCAATATCAGGAGGATAAACAATATTTGAACGATCTGTTTCATTACCAACCTACACTTAATCCGAGTTTAAGAGAACGACCCGGACCCAGTTTCGCGGGATTAAGGTTCATATCATTGCCCCCGCCAACCAATCCTGACAAGCCCTGGTCAAAGGGATTGCCGGTACGGCTGTTAACATATAATACATTTTCATGGTTTGTCAGGTTCTTAGCTTCCAGGAAAAGGGCTGGTTTTATCGAACCCAACTCGAGTTGTTTTTTAATTCGAAGATCCAAACTATAGGTCCAGGGTTTTCTAGCCGAATTCACATCCACCCGGATGGAAGGATCCACATAGGGTGTGTAGGGTAAGCCGCTGGCAACATTCAGCAGCAGATCCGCATTTAAGCCTGAGAATAGTTTTTCTCTTAATGATGCTTGCCTGGGGCTGGGACCGGTTCTCATGGATAAATTAAGAGCTAGATCATGACGCTGGTCAAAGTCCAGGTAGTACTCTTTGTGGGGCACTTCTTCTTGGGCATAGGCCGAAAAATAGCCTGCTGTTGGGCTGGAATTATTTCCCCGGGCACCTGATAGGGTGTAACTGATATTTGCACCAAAATGACCACCGAATTGACGATCCAGACTAATATCGATGCCTTTGACACTGGCATAATCGGTATTGGTGTAGATCACTGCTGGAATGGATATGATCCGAAAATATTGAGTGGATAACAAGTCCCTGATATCTTTTGACCAAACGGTGGCTGTCAAGCGAGTGATGGGCGACAATGCTTGTTTAACACCAACTTCAAAGGCGACGGTCTTTTGTGGTTTTACTCCACCATTTCCAACCAGGGGCAATGCGGCGGTTATGTCCTGCTCAGCATTATAGGTCATGGAATTAAAACTGGGAGACTGGAAAAAATGGCCGTAGGAAAAGTGAAATACTGTATGCTCGGTTACCGGATAAGCCAGGCCGACACGAGGACTCCATTTGGCTTCGGCAGGTGAAGAGATCACCGGGGCTTTCATCCAGTTTTGCAGGCTTGAATCCCAAACAGCGAAGCGTGAAATATCTTCCCACATTCCGACCTTGGGGTCTATGTGATCATAACGCAAGCCCAGATTAATGATCAGATAACTCAGTTCAATCTTATCCTGGATGAAAAATGAGTACTCTATCGGGCTAAAGGTCGTGTCATCTTTGAACTGGGTACCGCCCTGCCAGGGATCCGCTTCAGAATATATGTTCAGATCATGGGCGGTATAGGTCAACCCTGTCTTTATTAGATGATAACGGTTCGCGTTGTAGGTGGTGTTCAGGTTTACACTTCTGGTTACACTTCGGTTATCTGTATAGGAGCCCCTGGTCCCGGAATCATAGAAGCTAAAGTTATCCCGGGTTGGTTTACTGTAATCTTCAGGTAAAAGATCACGAACACCTGTTTTGGTTCCTGTAGCAAGCGTAGATAGATGAATATTATAAAACCAGGCTTCTGACAGGGTGTGGGTCATGGATAAAGACAGGCGATCATTGGCTTTAAGGGTGTGGACGTTGTAGTGGGGACGATATTTCCAGCTGTGGGAATAGTTCTGATACAGGCGATTTGAACTATGCAAATGTCCTGTGAGTTTCAGGTGGCTGGTCAGGCGACTGCTCAGTTTCAGCTGGACATCCTGATTGATATCAATGCCGTGCATGAGTGGACTATCTGCAGTGCTGTAATAGGCTGAGGCAAAGTATGATACCCCAGAATACAAGGGTCCTCCAAAACTCACACTGGCTCGACCTGATATGGGTAATTCCAGCAGAGGAATGATCGTCCTGGGATAGAAAGCTTTTGGGGTGCTGCTATAATAGTAGAATAGCGAGTCCTTTAGATCCACATACACAAAGTTCGGGTCAACATCTGCGTATTCCGGGTCAATATACTCAAAAGCGCCGGGGCTGTGATAAGATGATGGATTCAGTTGGTCCGAAGTGTAATCAAGCCGTCCATTAAAATCCGTGCCGCCCTCTTTGGTCACAATATTCACCACAGACGACATGGCCTGGCCATATTCTGCATTGAAAGTTCCGCTGATAACGGTCATCTCCTGGATCGCATTCTGATTTACTGTCCCATTAAAGTCGCCTTCCAAAGGATCTCGTACGATCACACCATCCACCATATAAAGGATTTCTTTGGTGCGCCCTCCACGAACATGGATCCCGCCGCTTTCATCAGTGGTGAATCCTGCTTGGGTTGCCAATATATCTTTAAATTTATCGACGGGCATAGCAACGATATCGTCAGCACTGATTACCCTGATAGTGGCCGTTGCATCTCTTTGGATCAACGGTCTGGTCGCGGTGACAATGACTTCTTCCTCGGCATCCAGAGCAACTGGTTCCAGGATACTGTTAAGGCGGGTTGTAAAATCTGAAATTACCCGAACTTCCTGATATACGGCAATCTTATAACCGATCATCTGAAATTTAACGGTATAGGTTCCAGGCGGCACGTTGATGATGAAGTATTCACCATTTGGGTCAGATGCTGTTCCTAAAAGGGTTCCGTTAATCAATACATTTACACCCGGCATGGCTTCACCATCAACAGAATGAATATTACCGGCCAGCTTCCCTCCCACGCCAGCGAAAATGCTGCCAGTGAGCAGGGTGATCAAAAGAAGATATGTTATGTTTTTTTGCATACTCTGGAGTAAGGCCATTTCCAATGAGCGGAAATGGCCTTTTAGGTAAACCTTGATTATTTGATCATAAGCATGCTGCGACTGAGCTGCTCACTACCACGGCTAAGTACTACGACATAAGCACCTGCCACAACTGATTGCCCCTGACTATCGGTGCCATCCCAGATCAACTGGTAATTGCCGGATTGAATATATCCATTGGCCAGTGTCTGAACCAGCTCACCCTTTAGATTAATGACTTGCAGGGTCGCCTGTCCACCTTCGCTGATATCAAATGATATGGTGGTGGTGGGGTTAAAGGGATTTGGATAATTCTGATCAAGGGTCATGCTAACCGGGCGGTTGGCAGTTTCATCAAGTGCTGCTCCACCAGCTGGTGTCACCACAAAATTATCAAAATATCCAGCCAAACCATCTACCCCATTTTGTTGAAAGGAAAAGACTCCGGGATGACCGGCATAGGTATGCCTGTCGGTATCATCAACAAAGGTTCCCAGATCCACTTCGTCATAAACGCAATGATATGAGACACTGCTGTCAGCCGAATTAGTGGCCACATCAATCTGCATATGGTGCCAACCCTCGGTCTTGTCCACGATATCAGCATTGATACTGTGGTGAAACGTATAGCCGAAGGTGCTCATGTCCAGCTGATTATTGTACAGGCGGAAGCGGTTACTGCCATCAAAATCAGCAACTAATTTTACGTAGTAACCATGGGAAAAAGGACCCTGGCGAGCTGAATCAGCATAGGCAACCAAACCAGTGTAGGCAGACATTGTAGCGTTTTCATAGACGTAAACATCAGCCTCAACTGTATAGTTTGCATCCATTACCTCTCCGGTAAGTAAAATTGCCACTCCATTATAGCTCACATCAATATCCTGGATATAGCCGATCTTGGAGCCGCCCTCCAACAGTTCCAGGGGAGCCGTTGACATATCGACTGCCTGGATCATTTCCTCATTGAGCCGATACTGCTGCCAGTCACTGACATCTGCATCTTCAAAATCTTCTGTAAATACCTGGCCGAATGATAGACCAATGGTCATAAGTGATATAACAATTATCCATAGAGTAACGTTTCTTTTCATAAAACACCTCCCGTTAAATTAGTTTTTAAGCGATAATATACTCTAAATCAATGACTCACAAGCGCTTCAATATGTTTGAGAAAAATATATTCTATGCCCTTTTGCCGTCGTTATCACGTTGTCTGTTTCGTTGCAATAGCGCTGTTTCATCTCAAAATCACAGATAGCCCGACTGACTTAAACGCCCGCTCTCCTTTACAGTTCAACTCGCAACGGACTGGTTAAAGCTGGCCATTGACCCTTGGCAATATTACGGGGACCCTTGAAAACCAGGTAGGAATATTTCCCATAATGGGGTACTAATTGTCCCAGACGAGGTAATGATCCAAGATCTTCAGAGATCACGATAAGCAGTTTGGCAAAGATTTCATTTTCTTCAGCACTTAAGACAAAAGTGTGTCCTGTCCGGGGATATTCAGTCCCTTTAATGGTGATGCTGGTTTCAGATACCTCAATTTGTTGAGACAATCCGACTGGCAGATCTGTGGGATTTAGAGCAATGATGGCATAGCCACCTTCCGGGCCCATGCTGATGGTGCCGAATTCAGGTGTGACATCCCCTTCGGTCAGGTTATCGCCAAAAGTTTTAAGAACGGACTGTTCATCATCGGCATAATAGACAAAATGTTTTTCGGAAGCCCCCAAAGCTGCTGCAACCGTGGGTTCGATTTCTTCTGGATAAAGATGACGGAAAATATTATAGTCCGGATCCAGCTCAAAAGCCGTCGCCTCTCCTGCAACAGTAAACTCAAACACGGCTTCTTTCCCGGAAAGTCCGACTGTCCCACTCTGACCTTCAATGCCACTGAATTTTATCGGAAAACTGATATTATAGATATCATCGGTTTGGGTGACCTTGAATTTTACTCTGGTCTGGCCAGCTTTTACTTCTGATTCCAGTAATTCAACACTGATGCGAGCTGCACCCACCTGATCCACCCACTGGGGGATGACGAAACTGAGATCTTCCCCGGAAGCTTTCTCATAAGCAGTGATCCACTGTTCCCAGGTTACTTTTTCACCTTTGTGACCAGCATACACATCCCGCCAGGCCTGGATAAAGTCTTCTGTGCCGATCCGTTCCTCGATCATGTGAAAGATCATCATGGCCTTGTTATACCCGATGGTGCGGCTTTCAGCATTGTGACGGGCAACAAATTCCCGAACTGGAAACTCATTCTCCGGTGTTACATAGTTTTTATAGGCTTTCAGGATATCTTTGCGGTAATCCCGGGCGCTGGCTGGACTGCGATCAAGTTTATAACGGTAATCTGCACCATAAACAGTTAATCCTTCACACCAGTTGCCCTTTTCATAATCTACATAAATACTATTGCCCCACCAATTGTGGAGCACCTCATGCCCCAGGGAGCTCATCACAATAAATGGGAGACGAATCACCTGTTGACCCAGCAGGGTCCAGGCCGGCATCCCATATCCGGTAGGAAAAAAGTTTTCCGCCACCGTAAAACGTTTATAGGGATAAGAACCAATGAGATCTGAATACCTCTTTACATAGTTGGCTGTTGCCGGTAAGTAGGTCTCAAAGAGACTGGTATCTTCTTCAAAGAAATAGCAAAACACATCTATTTCACCTGCCTGCATCTGTTTGACCACAAAAGGAGCCGCCATGAACATCAAGCCGTCTGATTCATAGGGGTTCTGCCAACTTTGTCTTTTGGTTGTTCCCATATTCACACTGGCGATGCTATTACCGTCAGCAATAGATTCCCAGTTGGCTGGAATGGTGGCAGTCACTTCAAAACGCATAAGACCATCATTTCCCCTGGGGTAGTAAAAAGAGCTGGGACTGAAATAGGCTCCTTTTTCAATAATGGTTCCGGTGATCTCTCGACCAACATTCTGGTTGGAAAATTTTGCTTCAGCCACATCTGCTTCAAATACAGCAGAATAGGAGATGTAAAAGCTTGCCTTCAATGGTTCTTTTTGGTCAAAAAGCACCCATAATGCGTCTTCTGGAAGGTCTAATGCTTCAAACTTTGCTGCAAATTCAGGTTTTAGGTCACTTAATCCGGTTGAGTCCAGGGTTTCAAATTCAAGACTGGCACCATTAATGGATATGTCATCAATTTTTGCATTAGGTGGCAAATATAGAACATTAACCCCTGCACTTACATTCATTAGGCCTGAATCAACAAAGGTTGCGCGATGATTTTCGACATTTAGTGAAAATTCCAGATTATGTTTCAAAAAAACGACCTCTGTCACTTCAGCCGTTTTACATGAGACCATTACCAGGGCTGTTAATGCGATTAGTAATACAATTTTAATTGCTTTCATTTGGCACCTCTTGTTCTATCCTGTCAATTTCTATTTGTTAAATATTTGTGGCTTTTAGTACCCGGTCACATTGCCCATACTTTTTCTACCGTTCAATCAAATTCTTTGCATTCATCTCGGTTGGGATATCAAGCCCTAGAAGACCAAGAATGGTCACGCCAATATCAGATAATACACCATCAGACAACTTGATATCCACTTTTGATTTAGAGGCGATATAGAACAATTCCACCGGATTCAGACTGTGACTGGTCCTGACAGCCCCTGTCTCATAGTCGATCATCTGGTCCACATTACCATGATCTGCAGTCAGGAGAATCTGTCCACCCTGCTCCAGGATCGCTGGGATGATTTGACCCAGACATTCATCAAGAATTTCAACCGCCTTTACTCCGGCATCAAAATTTCCAGTATGACCTACCATATCGCCATTGGCATAATTCATCATTATAAATGCGTATTTGTCGGCAGCCAATTGTTCCAGAAAGGTTTCTGTAACGCGGTAAGCTTCCATTTCGGGATGATCAGCAAAGCTGGCGGGATCAAAACGTCCTTTAAGCTCAATGCGATCTTCATTTTTATAAGGTGTGGTCAACTTGCCATTAAAAAAGCTGGTGACGTGTGGGAATTTTTGGGTCTCTGCCAAGCGTAGTTGGCATAATCCGGCTTCTGAGATCAGCCTCCCAACAGTGACTGGCGGTTCGGTATCGTTTTGAGCGACATCAACCAACAGAAATTGCTCAAAACCATCATAATAGCTGGTCATGCCAACATACATGATATCCAAACGCTCTTTTTTGCTACCCGGATAGTCATCTTCAACAAAAGCTTTGGTTAATTGGGTGGCACGATCCTGGCGATAGTTGGTATGGAGGACTACATCACCAGCTTTGATGCCATGATAACCCTGCATGATAAAGGGCGGGATGTATTCATCAAACATTGTTTCACCAGAGGGTGTTTTGTCTGTTTTCCAGGAGGACATGATCGCCTCTTTGGCAGAAACCATTGGTCGCCCCGTGCCAAAAACCAGGCCGTCATAAGCCTGATCTGTGAGCGCCCACATTTTGGCTCGATCCATACTATAATAGCGACCCATAAGGGACCCAATACTGACAGCAGGA is drawn from Candidatus Neomarinimicrobiota bacterium and contains these coding sequences:
- a CDS encoding TonB-dependent receptor, giving the protein MQKNITYLLLITLLTGSIFAGVGGKLAGNIHSVDGEAMPGVNVLINGTLLGTASDPNGEYFIINVPPGTYTVKFQMIGYKIAVYQEVRVISDFTTRLNSILEPVALDAEEEVIVTATRPLIQRDATATIRVISADDIVAMPVDKFKDILATQAGFTTDESGGIHVRGGRTKEILYMVDGVIVRDPLEGDFNGTVNQNAIQEMTVISGTFNAEYGQAMSSVVNIVTKEGGTDFNGRLDYTSDQLNPSSYHSPGAFEYIDPEYADVDPNFVYVDLKDSLFYYYSSTPKAFYPRTIIPLLELPISGRASVSFGGPLYSGVSYFASAYYSTADSPLMHGIDINQDVQLKLSSRLTSHLKLTGHLHSSNRLYQNYSHSWKYRPHYNVHTLKANDRLSLSMTHTLSEAWFYNIHLSTLATGTKTGVRDLLPEDYSKPTRDNFSFYDSGTRGSYTDNRSVTRSVNLNTTYNANRYHLIKTGLTYTAHDLNIYSEADPWQGGTQFKDDTTFSPIEYSFFIQDKIELSYLIINLGLRYDHIDPKVGMWEDISRFAVWDSSLQNWMKAPVISSPAEAKWSPRVGLAYPVTEHTVFHFSYGHFFQSPSFNSMTYNAEQDITAALPLVGNGGVKPQKTVAFEVGVKQALSPITRLTATVWSKDIRDLLSTQYFRIISIPAVIYTNTDYASVKGIDISLDRQFGGHFGANISYTLSGARGNNSSPTAGYFSAYAQEEVPHKEYYLDFDQRHDLALNLSMRTGPSPRQASLREKLFSGLNADLLLNVASGLPYTPYVDPSIRVDVNSARKPWTYSLDLRIKKQLELGSIKPALFLEAKNLTNHENVLYVNSRTGNPFDQGLSGLVGGGNDMNLNPAKLGPGRSLKLGLSVGW
- the gpmI gene encoding 2,3-bisphosphoglycerate-independent phosphoglycerate mutase, with translation MNPVVLIVLDGVGYTEKTEGNAVLAARTPTLDQIRKTYPRSILGASGESVGLPAGFQGSSEVGHLSMGAGRVVIQELKRINDQLESGEIYKGDLWQSMMQQWREKQSTLHLLGLLQNEGVHAHYDHLFKFIHQAAKENPDGKIVVHPFLDGRDTPPRSALEHLSKLENVIDTIPAVSIGSLMGRYYSMDRAKMWALTDQAYDGLVFGTGRPMVSAKEAIMSSWKTDKTPSGETMFDEYIPPFIMQGYHGIKAGDVVLHTNYRQDRATQLTKAFVEDDYPGSKKERLDIMYVGMTSYYDGFEQFLLVDVAQNDTEPPVTVGRLISEAGLCQLRLAETQKFPHVTSFFNGKLTTPYKNEDRIELKGRFDPASFADHPEMEAYRVTETFLEQLAADKYAFIMMNYANGDMVGHTGNFDAGVKAVEILDECLGQIIPAILEQGGQILLTADHGNVDQMIDYETGAVRTSHSLNPVELFYIASKSKVDIKLSDGVLSDIGVTILGLLGLDIPTEMNAKNLIER
- a CDS encoding PorV/PorQ family protein encodes the protein MRQVILILGLVTLLQAGFDKVATTAAPFLKMGVGARSMAMGGGFVALSDDASALYWNPAGMTSSPVVSAIASHNNWLLDITHDYVGVIIPGRSNESFGISFTSLTMGDQPVRTLENPDGTGLNYSVMDLAISAGYARQITDRLSFGISGKLIQLAAHNESAQTMALDIGSILRTDFHGLKIGMALSNFGGDIRFSGRDLIINADIDENINGNYESDVDLRTEDWPLPLMIRIGISMDLIGTGEAMFLNEFSRLTLAIDADHPNDGPEHLNIGAEFAVRELVYLRGGYRHNYDQESWTMGAGVRLDLTGLGQVSLDYAVKPMSAFGNTSILSIEFRK
- a CDS encoding FlgD immunoglobulin-like domain containing protein, translating into MKRNVTLWIIVISLMTIGLSFGQVFTEDFEDADVSDWQQYRLNEEMIQAVDMSTAPLELLEGGSKIGYIQDIDVSYNGVAILLTGEVMDANYTVEADVYVYENATMSAYTGLVAYADSARQGPFSHGYYVKLVADFDGSNRFRLYNNQLDMSTFGYTFHHSINADIVDKTEGWHHMQIDVATNSADSSVSYHCVYDEVDLGTFVDDTDRHTYAGHPGVFSFQQNGVDGLAGYFDNFVVTPAGGAALDETANRPVSMTLDQNYPNPFNPTTTISFDISEGGQATLQVINLKGELVQTLANGYIQSGNYQLIWDGTDSQGQSVVAGAYVVVLSRGSEQLSRSMLMIK
- the ubiE gene encoding bifunctional demethylmenaquinone methyltransferase/2-methoxy-6-polyprenyl-1,4-benzoquinol methylase UbiE — its product is MPDSEFLHSGDDKKGQVQEMFDGIAKRYDFLNHFLSLGLDLYWRKQSVKALDLQDGHFLLDVACGTGDQGFSALKAADIHVIGLDFSFNMLELANKKIRDRGLNDKFEVVQGDAEKLPFQDNTFDALSISYGIRNVGTISSALSEFYRVLKPGGRVSILEFAEPEGWFFGRLYRFYFDHILPKLAGMMSSRSAYTYLPESVRHFPDRADFKTLLTSEGFERVKHRDLTFGVTTIYSGHK